In Kwoniella pini CBS 10737 chromosome 2, complete sequence, a single genomic region encodes these proteins:
- a CDS encoding 60S ribosomal protein uL4, with protein sequence MAARPTVTVWSATGESSGSVPLPAVFTAPIRLDVVQQVHKSIAKNRRQPYAVAENAGHQTSAESWGTGRAVARIPRVGGGGTQRSGQAAFGNMCRGGRMFAPTKTWRKWHVKVNQNQRRYAVASALAASALPSLVLARGHRIEQIQEVPLVISSSVESVTKTKEAVELLKATAAYADIAKVSNSRKLRAGKGKLRNRRYRQRRGPLVVYAKDEGLTRAFKNVPGVETCPVESLNLLQLAPGGHVGRFIIWTESAIAALDSVYEKKSGFNIPTAKISSSDVTRLINSDEIQSVLRPAGAPTQKRPFTQKKNPLRNKAILFRLNPYAKTLRRQELLRQEKKSKGSVKKSAPAAAGKEFLEILHSA encoded by the exons ATGGCCGCTAGACCCACCGTCACCGTTTGGTCCGCTACTGGAGAGTCCTCCGGCTCTGTCCCTCTCCCAGCTGTCTTCACAGCTCCTATCAGACTTGATGTTGTTCAACAAGTTCACA AGTCCATCGCTAAGAACAGAAGACAACCTTACGCTGTCGCTGAAAACGCTGGTCACCAAACCTCTGCTGAATCATGGGGTACTGGTAGAGCTGTTGCCCGTATCCCCCGTgtaggtggtggtggtacCCAAAGATCCGGTCAAGCCGCTTTCGGTAACATGTGTAGAGGTGGACGAATGTTCGCTCCTACCAAGACTTGGAGAAAATGGCACGTAAAAGTTAACCAAAACCAAAGAAGATACGCCGTTGCTTCTGCTTTAGCTGCTTCCGCTTTACCATCTTTGGTCCTTGCTAGAGGTCACAGAATTgaacaaattcaagaagttCCCCTCgtcatctcttcttccgttGAATCAGTTACCAAAACTAAAGAAGCCGTCGAACTCCTTAAAGCTACCGCTGCTTACGCCGATATCGCCAAGGTTTCAAACTCTAGAAAACTTAGAGCcggtaaaggtaaattgagAAACAGAAGATACAGACAACGAAGAGGTCCTCTCGTTGTATACGCTAAAGATGAAGGTCTTACCAGAGCTTTCAAGAACGTTCCAGGAGTTGAAACTTGCCCTGTTGAATCcctcaaccttcttcaactcgCTCCTGGTGGTCACGTCGGtcgattcatcatctggACCGAATCTGCCATCGCTGCTCTTGACTCTGTTTACGAGAAGAAATCTGGCTTCAACATCCCAACCGCCAagatctcttcttcagacGTTACCAGACTTATCAACTCTGATGAAATCCAATCCGTCCTCAGACCTGCCGGTGCACCAACCCAAAAGA GACCTTTCACTCAAAAGAAGAACCCTCTCAGAAACAAGGCTATCTTATTCAGACTCAACCCTTACGCCAAAACTCTCAGAAGACAAGAACTTCTCAgacaagagaagaagagcaAAGGTTCAGTCAAGAAATCCGCTCCAGCTGCTGCTGGAAAAGAATTCCTCGAAATCCTTCACTCTGCTTAA